The following coding sequences lie in one Methylotuvimicrobium alcaliphilum 20Z genomic window:
- the rplW gene encoding 50S ribosomal protein L23, which yields MSELIKSKLASVLRAPVVSEKSTIAAEANKQFVFNVQKQATKNQIKQAVELMFEVKVDSVRVLNVKGKKKRFGQTLGKRSDWKKAYVKLKEGHDIDFSAA from the coding sequence ATGAGCGAGCTAATCAAAAGTAAATTGGCAAGTGTCTTGAGAGCTCCTGTTGTTTCAGAAAAAAGCACAATTGCCGCTGAGGCGAATAAACAGTTTGTGTTTAACGTTCAGAAACAGGCGACAAAGAATCAAATAAAGCAAGCCGTCGAGCTTATGTTCGAAGTAAAAGTCGATTCGGTCCGTGTGCTGAATGTCAAAGGTAAGAAAAAAAGGTTTGGTCAAACCCTTGGCAAGCGTTCCGATTGGAAAAAAGCCTATGTCAAGCTCAAAGAAGGCCACGATATAGATTTCTCGGCAGCTTAA
- the rplB gene encoding 50S ribosomal protein L2 produces MAIVKSKPTSAGSRFVVRVKNDELHKGKPFAQLLDKNSKNGGRNNQGRITTRHVGGGHKHHYRIIDFKRNKIDIPAVVERIEYDPNRTANIALILFKDGERRYIIAPKGITQGQEILSAETTTVKPGNCMPLRNIPLGTTIHCVELKPGKGAQLARSAGASCQLVAREGAYVTIRLRSGEMRKIMADCKAVVGEVSNSEHNLTSLGKAGAKRWRGVRPTVRGVAMNPVDHPHGGGEGRTSGGRHPVSPWGMPTKGYKTRKNKRTDNMIVRRRKQK; encoded by the coding sequence ATGGCTATTGTAAAATCAAAACCTACATCGGCTGGATCGAGGTTTGTTGTACGTGTCAAAAACGATGAGTTACATAAAGGCAAGCCATTCGCACAGTTGCTTGATAAAAACAGCAAAAATGGCGGACGTAATAATCAAGGGCGCATAACCACACGTCATGTCGGTGGGGGTCATAAGCATCACTACCGGATCATTGATTTTAAAAGAAATAAAATAGATATTCCGGCTGTTGTTGAGCGTATCGAATATGATCCCAACAGAACCGCCAATATTGCTTTGATTCTCTTTAAAGACGGTGAGCGTCGATATATTATCGCCCCTAAAGGCATAACCCAAGGGCAAGAAATTTTATCCGCTGAAACCACTACGGTGAAACCGGGTAATTGTATGCCGCTTAGAAATATTCCATTGGGTACTACTATTCATTGCGTTGAATTAAAGCCCGGTAAAGGTGCTCAATTAGCAAGAAGCGCTGGCGCATCTTGCCAGTTAGTCGCTAGAGAAGGCGCTTACGTAACCATCCGGTTAAGATCGGGTGAAATGCGCAAAATCATGGCCGATTGTAAGGCTGTAGTTGGAGAAGTATCCAACTCTGAGCACAACTTAACATCATTGGGCAAGGCCGGAGCAAAGCGCTGGCGCGGAGTAAGGCCAACCGTTCGCGGTGTGGCAATGAATCCTGTAGATCATCCGCATGGTGGTGGTGAAGGGCGTACGTCAGGCGGCAGACATCCTGTTTCGCCATGGGGTATGCCGACCAAAGGTTATAAAACACGTAAAAATAAACGCACAGACAATATGATTGTCAGACGCCGTAAGCAGAAATAG
- the fusA gene encoding elongation factor G: MARKTPLSRYRNIGIMAHIDAGKTTTTERVLFYTGVSHKIGEVHDGAATMDWMAQEQERGITITSAATTCFWSGMSKQFPEHQINIIDTPGHVDFTIEVERSLRVLDGACAVFCAVGGVEPQSETVWRQANKYHVPRLAFINKMDRQGANFLRVVQQIKARLGSNPIPMQLPIGADDSFEGVVDLIKMKAIYWDEATKGMNFEEREIPGHMLSLSQEWRDHMIESAVESSDELMEKYLEGVDLSEEEIKKGVRQLTLNNLAVPTFCGSAFKNKGVQAMLDAVIEYLPSPTEVKPIKGVLDDDVTEEERPADNDAPFAALAFKIATDPFVGALTFIRVYSGVLNSGDAVYNSVKKKKERIGRLVQMHANSREEVKEVHAGDIAAAIGLKDVTTGDTLCDMKSVIVLERMDFPEPVISVAVEPKTKADQEKMGVALGKLAQEDPSFRVHTDQESGQTIISGMGELHLEIIVDRMKREFSVDANVGAPQVAYRETIRKQVEQEGKFIRQSGGRGQYGHVWLRIEPKEPGSGYEFVNEIVGGVVPREYIPAVDKGVQEQLENGVLAGYPVVDVKVSLFDGSYHDVDSSEMAFKIAGSMCFKEGAKKADPVLLEPIMKVEVVTPEDYMGDVVGDINRRRGIIQGMDDTPAGKIISCEVPLAEMFGYATDLRSATQGRATYSMQFEKYAEAPANIAEAIIKKVS; this comes from the coding sequence GTGGCACGAAAAACTCCTCTTAGTCGTTATCGAAATATAGGTATCATGGCTCATATTGATGCCGGTAAGACTACGACTACCGAGCGCGTACTGTTTTATACCGGCGTTTCGCACAAAATTGGCGAGGTGCATGACGGTGCGGCAACCATGGATTGGATGGCTCAAGAGCAAGAAAGAGGTATTACTATCACCTCGGCCGCTACGACCTGTTTTTGGAGTGGAATGAGCAAGCAGTTTCCGGAGCATCAAATAAATATTATTGATACGCCGGGGCATGTCGATTTTACGATCGAGGTTGAACGATCGCTTAGGGTTTTAGATGGAGCTTGTGCTGTATTTTGTGCGGTGGGTGGTGTTGAGCCGCAATCGGAAACAGTGTGGAGGCAGGCAAATAAATACCATGTGCCAAGGTTAGCGTTCATCAATAAGATGGATAGGCAGGGAGCCAATTTTTTAAGAGTGGTTCAGCAAATTAAAGCTCGTTTAGGAAGCAATCCTATCCCGATGCAATTGCCGATAGGTGCTGATGATTCGTTCGAAGGCGTTGTAGACCTGATAAAAATGAAAGCTATTTATTGGGACGAAGCGACTAAAGGAATGAATTTCGAAGAGCGTGAAATACCGGGCCATATGCTTTCGCTCAGCCAAGAATGGCGTGATCACATGATCGAATCGGCAGTTGAAAGTTCGGATGAGCTAATGGAAAAATACCTTGAAGGTGTAGATCTCTCCGAAGAAGAGATCAAAAAAGGGGTGCGACAGCTCACGTTAAATAATCTTGCGGTTCCTACATTTTGCGGATCGGCCTTTAAAAACAAAGGCGTTCAGGCGATGTTGGATGCCGTAATCGAGTATTTGCCTTCACCTACAGAAGTTAAGCCGATTAAAGGTGTTCTTGATGATGATGTCACCGAAGAAGAACGACCTGCAGACAATGATGCGCCTTTTGCGGCTTTAGCTTTTAAAATTGCAACCGATCCGTTTGTTGGGGCTTTAACCTTTATTAGGGTTTATTCGGGTGTGCTTAATTCCGGCGATGCTGTTTATAACTCGGTAAAAAAGAAGAAAGAACGTATTGGGCGGTTGGTGCAGATGCATGCCAATTCCCGCGAAGAAGTTAAGGAAGTGCATGCCGGCGATATAGCGGCGGCAATAGGTTTGAAAGATGTCACTACCGGCGATACATTATGTGACATGAAATCGGTCATTGTGCTTGAGAGAATGGATTTTCCTGAGCCGGTAATATCGGTTGCGGTTGAGCCGAAAACTAAAGCCGATCAAGAAAAAATGGGAGTTGCTCTTGGCAAGCTTGCCCAAGAAGATCCATCGTTTCGTGTACATACAGATCAGGAGTCAGGTCAAACCATTATTTCCGGAATGGGTGAATTACATCTGGAGATAATTGTAGACAGAATGAAAAGGGAATTCAGCGTCGATGCTAACGTAGGAGCTCCCCAAGTTGCCTATAGAGAAACGATTCGCAAGCAAGTGGAGCAAGAGGGTAAATTTATTCGACAATCCGGCGGTCGAGGTCAATATGGACATGTATGGTTGCGAATCGAGCCGAAAGAACCTGGTTCCGGATATGAATTTGTGAATGAAATTGTTGGTGGCGTGGTTCCGAGGGAATACATACCGGCAGTTGACAAAGGAGTGCAGGAGCAACTGGAAAATGGAGTTTTGGCAGGGTATCCAGTGGTTGATGTAAAAGTATCATTGTTTGATGGATCGTATCACGATGTTGATTCGAGCGAGATGGCATTTAAAATCGCGGGATCAATGTGCTTTAAAGAGGGTGCGAAAAAAGCCGACCCGGTCCTTCTGGAGCCGATAATGAAGGTAGAAGTCGTGACTCCGGAAGATTACATGGGTGATGTTGTAGGTGATATAAACAGGCGCCGTGGAATCATTCAGGGTATGGACGACACTCCTGCAGGTAAAATTATCAGTTGTGAAGTTCCGTTGGCGGAGATGTTCGGTTATGCGACTGATTTGCGATCTGCAACACAGGGGCGAGCAACATACAGTATGCAATTTGAAAAATACGCTGAAGCACCTGCAAATATTGCAGAAGCAATCATAAAAAAAGTTTCATAA
- the rpsJ gene encoding 30S ribosomal protein S10, translating into MTSQTIRIRLKSFDHKLIDQSAGEIVETAKRTGAQVKGPIPLPTKKERFTILISPHVNKDARDQYELRTYKRLLDIVEPTEKTVDALMKLDLAAGVDVQIKLN; encoded by the coding sequence ATGACGAGTCAAACTATTAGAATACGCCTGAAATCATTTGATCATAAATTAATTGATCAATCCGCAGGTGAAATCGTAGAAACAGCGAAAAGAACGGGTGCGCAAGTCAAGGGCCCTATCCCGCTGCCTACTAAGAAAGAGCGGTTTACGATTTTGATCTCTCCGCATGTCAATAAAGACGCGCGCGATCAATATGAATTAAGAACGTACAAACGATTGCTCGACATCGTCGAGCCAACCGAAAAAACTGTCGATGCCTTGATGAAATTAGATCTGGCAGCCGGTGTGGACGTTCAAATAAAGTTGAATTAA
- the rpsC gene encoding 30S ribosomal protein S3 → MGQKVHPTGIRLGIVKDWTSRWYANSQDYPVFLHQDLKVRDFIKKKLAHASVSRIQINRPASNAHITVHTARPGIVIGKKGEDIDKLRQEVSAMMGIPVQMNVEEIRKPELDAYLVAESIAQQLEKRIMYRRAMKRAVTNTMRLGAEGIKINVAGRLNGAEIARTEWYREGRVPLHTLRADIDYGTAEANTTYGIIGIKVWIFKGEVFDMDAQGVSDVTESKK, encoded by the coding sequence ATGGGACAAAAAGTACATCCAACGGGTATTCGCCTTGGAATTGTTAAAGACTGGACTTCTAGATGGTACGCAAACTCTCAGGATTACCCGGTTTTTCTGCATCAAGATCTTAAAGTTAGAGACTTTATCAAAAAAAAGCTTGCTCACGCTTCGGTTAGTCGCATTCAGATTAATCGTCCGGCAAGTAATGCTCATATCACCGTTCATACTGCAAGACCAGGGATTGTGATTGGCAAAAAAGGCGAAGACATCGATAAATTGAGACAAGAAGTTTCGGCGATGATGGGCATTCCAGTTCAGATGAATGTCGAAGAAATCAGAAAGCCTGAATTAGATGCTTATCTGGTAGCAGAAAGCATTGCCCAGCAACTTGAAAAAAGAATCATGTACCGTAGGGCTATGAAGCGTGCGGTTACCAACACTATGCGTTTGGGCGCGGAAGGCATCAAAATTAATGTTGCCGGCCGTTTAAACGGTGCTGAAATTGCCCGTACCGAATGGTATAGAGAAGGCCGTGTCCCTTTGCACACACTTAGAGCCGACATCGATTATGGTACGGCCGAGGCAAATACCACTTATGGAATCATTGGCATAAAAGTCTGGATTTTCAAAGGTGAAGTATTTGATATGGATGCACAAGGTGTATCCGATGTTACAGAATCTAAAAAATAG
- the tuf gene encoding elongation factor Tu, with translation MSKEKFERKKPHVNVGTIGHVDHGKTTLTAALTKVMADARGGVYKAYDQIDNAPEERERGITIATAHVEYESENRHYAHVDCPGHADYVKNMITGAAQMDGAILVCSAADGPMPQTREHILLARQVGVPYIVVYLNKADMVDDAELIELVEMEVRELLDMYEFPGDDTPLVIGSALKALEGDTSDIGVPSILKLVEALDSYIPEPERAIDQPFLMPIEDVFSISGRGTVVTGRVERGIIKVGQEIEIVGIRPTTTTTCTGVEMFRKLLDQGQAGDNVGVLLRGTKRDEVERGQVLAHKGTINPHTHFKAEIYVLSKDEGGRHTPFFNGYRPQFYFRTTDVTGAVDLPEGVEMVMPGDNVNVEVKLIAPIAMEEGLRFAVREGGRTVGAGVVASIIE, from the coding sequence ATGTCCAAAGAAAAATTCGAACGTAAAAAACCACACGTAAACGTAGGAACCATCGGTCACGTCGATCATGGTAAAACCACATTGACCGCGGCATTGACAAAAGTGATGGCGGATGCGCGTGGAGGTGTTTACAAGGCCTACGATCAAATTGATAACGCCCCCGAAGAGCGCGAGCGTGGTATTACAATCGCAACGGCTCACGTAGAGTACGAATCGGAAAACCGTCACTATGCGCATGTGGATTGCCCGGGTCATGCCGACTACGTCAAAAACATGATTACCGGTGCGGCGCAAATGGATGGCGCGATCCTGGTCTGTTCGGCGGCCGACGGCCCGATGCCGCAAACTCGTGAGCATATATTGTTGGCACGTCAAGTAGGTGTTCCGTATATCGTGGTTTATTTGAATAAAGCCGATATGGTGGATGATGCCGAATTAATCGAATTAGTGGAAATGGAAGTCAGAGAATTATTGGACATGTACGAATTTCCGGGCGACGATACTCCGTTAGTTATCGGCTCGGCGTTAAAAGCGCTGGAGGGCGATACCAGTGATATCGGCGTGCCATCGATCCTTAAGCTGGTCGAAGCCTTAGATAGCTATATTCCGGAGCCTGAGCGAGCGATTGATCAGCCGTTCCTGATGCCGATTGAGGACGTGTTCTCGATTTCCGGACGCGGCACCGTGGTTACCGGACGTGTCGAGCGTGGAATCATTAAGGTTGGGCAAGAGATTGAAATTGTCGGAATTAGACCGACTACGACGACAACCTGCACCGGCGTGGAAATGTTCCGTAAGTTATTGGATCAAGGCCAAGCGGGCGATAACGTTGGGGTCTTGTTAAGAGGCACCAAAAGAGACGAAGTCGAACGCGGACAAGTCTTGGCGCACAAAGGTACCATTAATCCGCATACGCATTTCAAAGCGGAAATCTACGTATTATCGAAAGACGAAGGCGGGCGTCATACACCATTCTTTAATGGCTATCGTCCACAATTTTATTTCAGAACAACGGATGTGACTGGAGCGGTCGATCTTCCGGAAGGCGTGGAAATGGTGATGCCGGGCGATAACGTCAATGTTGAAGTGAAATTAATTGCTCCGATTGCGATGGAAGAAGGCTTGCGATTCGCGGTTCGTGAAGGTGGTCGTACCGTTGGCGCGGGCGTTGTTGCATCAATCATCGAGTAA
- the rpsG gene encoding 30S ribosomal protein S7, with product MSRRRVAAKRDVIPDPRFGSTMLTKFMNMIMTSGKKSVAEKIVYGALDVIESKGHAEPLEVLTRALENVQPRVEVKSRRVGGATYQVPVEVRPSRRAALAMRWLIDAARKRNEKNMPSKLAGELLDAFESRGAAAKKREETHRMAEANKAFSHYRW from the coding sequence ATGTCAAGAAGAAGAGTAGCGGCGAAAAGAGACGTCATTCCTGATCCTAGATTTGGTAGCACTATGCTAACCAAATTCATGAATATGATCATGACTAGCGGAAAGAAATCGGTTGCCGAAAAGATCGTGTATGGAGCGCTGGACGTGATCGAAAGTAAAGGTCATGCCGAGCCGTTGGAGGTGTTGACTCGAGCTCTGGAGAATGTACAGCCGCGGGTTGAGGTGAAGTCAAGGCGTGTCGGCGGGGCAACCTATCAGGTTCCTGTGGAAGTTAGACCTTCGCGCCGTGCAGCTTTGGCGATGCGTTGGTTGATTGATGCGGCTCGTAAAAGAAACGAAAAAAATATGCCTTCAAAACTGGCCGGTGAGTTATTGGATGCCTTCGAAAGCCGTGGTGCGGCAGCTAAAAAGCGTGAGGAAACTCATCGTATGGCTGAGGCAAACAAGGCGTTTTCTCATTACCGTTGGTAA
- the rplC gene encoding 50S ribosomal protein L3 has product MSIGLIGRKCGMTRVFCEDGSSVPVTVLQIESNRVTQVKSIEKDGYRAIQVAAGEKKSSRVNKAMAGHFAAANVTAGRGLWEFRLDDGEGDDLSAGSELQASIFAQGQVVDVRGTSIGKGYQGAVKRHNFRTQDATHGNSLSHRAPGSNGMCQTPGRVFKGKKMSGHMGAAKTTIDNLTIHAVDSERNLILVKGAVPGAKGSDVVITPAAKMRNKKDKS; this is encoded by the coding sequence ATGTCAATAGGTCTAATTGGTCGTAAATGTGGTATGACCAGAGTATTTTGCGAGGATGGGTCGTCAGTGCCCGTGACGGTTCTTCAGATAGAGTCTAACCGAGTTACTCAAGTTAAAAGCATCGAAAAAGATGGCTATCGCGCGATACAAGTCGCTGCTGGTGAAAAAAAATCATCTAGAGTGAATAAGGCGATGGCTGGTCATTTTGCGGCTGCGAATGTAACCGCAGGAAGAGGTCTGTGGGAATTCAGGCTGGATGACGGTGAAGGTGACGATCTCTCTGCCGGTTCCGAATTACAGGCAAGTATTTTTGCTCAAGGACAGGTGGTTGATGTTCGCGGAACAAGCATCGGTAAAGGTTATCAAGGTGCGGTCAAGCGGCATAATTTTAGAACGCAGGATGCGACGCACGGTAATTCGTTGTCCCATAGAGCTCCCGGTTCTAACGGTATGTGTCAAACGCCCGGTCGCGTTTTTAAAGGGAAAAAAATGTCCGGTCATATGGGCGCCGCTAAAACGACAATCGATAATCTAACTATTCATGCAGTCGATAGCGAGAGAAATTTGATTTTAGTCAAAGGGGCTGTGCCTGGAGCAAAAGGTAGCGATGTCGTGATTACCCCGGCTGCGAAAATGCGGAATAAGAAGGATAAATCATGA
- the rplV gene encoding 50S ribosomal protein L22 — translation MEISAKLSNAPMSAQKARLVGDQIRGLPVEKALAILSFSTKSAAGVIKKLLESAIANAEHNESADVDELKVTTVYVNEGPTMKRFKPRAKGRANKILKRTCHITIKVAEYE, via the coding sequence ATGGAAATATCAGCAAAATTAAGCAATGCACCTATGTCGGCACAAAAAGCCAGGTTGGTAGGTGATCAAATTCGCGGTCTTCCGGTCGAGAAAGCGCTGGCCATTTTGTCATTTAGTACAAAAAGTGCGGCAGGGGTCATCAAAAAGCTTTTAGAGTCGGCGATTGCCAATGCGGAGCATAACGAAAGCGCCGATGTTGACGAATTGAAAGTTACGACGGTTTATGTCAACGAAGGGCCGACCATGAAACGTTTTAAACCGCGAGCGAAAGGTCGAGCCAATAAAATATTGAAAAGAACCTGTCACATAACAATCAAAGTAGCAGAATACGAGTAG
- the rpsS gene encoding 30S ribosomal protein S19 — protein MPRSIKKGPFIDHHLLKKVEDAVKANNRKPIKTWSRRSMIIPDMLGLTIAVHNGRQHVPVLVSENMIGHKLGEFAPTRTYKGHVADKKSR, from the coding sequence GTGCCACGATCAATTAAAAAAGGTCCTTTTATAGATCATCATCTTCTGAAAAAAGTAGAGGATGCGGTAAAAGCCAATAATAGGAAACCGATTAAAACATGGTCAAGAAGATCAATGATTATTCCCGATATGTTGGGTTTAACTATTGCTGTCCACAATGGACGTCAACACGTCCCTGTTCTTGTTTCTGAGAATATGATAGGGCATAAACTCGGTGAATTTGCGCCGACACGCACCTATAAAGGGCATGTGGCCGATAAGAAGTCAAGGTAA
- the rpsL gene encoding 30S ribosomal protein S12, whose product MATINQLVRKPRAKRIEKSNVPALEACPQRRGVCTRVYTTTPKKPNSALRKVARVRLTNGAEVSSYIGGEGHNLQEHSVVLIRGGRVKDLPGVRYHVVRGSLDTSGVKNRKCGRSKYGTKRPKA is encoded by the coding sequence ATGGCCACGATCAACCAATTGGTTCGTAAGCCGCGTGCTAAAAGAATAGAAAAAAGCAATGTTCCGGCGCTGGAGGCATGTCCTCAACGTCGCGGAGTATGTACTAGAGTCTATACCACGACCCCCAAGAAGCCGAACTCGGCATTAAGAAAGGTCGCACGGGTACGGTTGACAAACGGTGCAGAGGTAAGTAGCTATATTGGTGGTGAGGGTCACAACCTACAAGAGCATTCCGTTGTGTTGATTCGTGGCGGTAGGGTAAAGGATTTGCCTGGTGTTCGATATCATGTCGTTCGCGGAAGTCTTGATACTTCGGGTGTCAAAAACAGAAAGTGCGGTCGTTCGAAGTACGGAACGAAAAGACCTAAAGCCTAA
- the rplD gene encoding 50S ribosomal protein L4, with protein MSIQIPAINESESAAAVAVGEEVFGQVFNETLVHQLVTRHLAGARSGTKAQKTRSDVSGGGIKPWRQKGTGRARSGTMRSPLWRTGGVTFAARPRSFEQKLNKKMFRSGLRSILSELLRQDRLVVSSEIIPSTPKTKEMVAKLSGLDCKRVLIISDEVDFNLALASRNIPYLEVCSADNLSPVSLVAAEKVIMTPAAVKMIEERLA; from the coding sequence ATGAGTATACAAATTCCTGCAATTAACGAAAGCGAATCTGCCGCAGCAGTTGCGGTAGGCGAAGAAGTTTTTGGGCAAGTTTTTAATGAGACGTTAGTTCATCAATTGGTGACTCGGCACTTGGCAGGCGCTCGTTCTGGGACAAAAGCACAGAAGACACGTTCCGATGTAAGTGGTGGTGGGATTAAGCCTTGGCGTCAAAAAGGGACGGGGCGGGCAAGATCTGGTACAATGCGCAGCCCACTCTGGAGAACAGGTGGCGTGACCTTTGCTGCAAGACCGCGTTCATTCGAGCAAAAACTGAATAAAAAAATGTTTCGATCGGGTTTGCGGTCGATTTTGTCCGAGTTGCTAAGACAAGACCGTTTGGTTGTTAGTAGTGAAATCATTCCTTCGACTCCAAAAACGAAAGAAATGGTTGCAAAGCTGAGCGGTTTGGATTGTAAGCGCGTTTTAATCATATCCGACGAAGTCGACTTTAATCTGGCTTTGGCTTCAAGAAATATTCCGTATTTAGAAGTTTGTTCTGCGGATAATTTGAGCCCGGTATCACTGGTTGCAGCGGAAAAAGTCATTATGACGCCTGCGGCGGTAAAAATGATAGAGGAGAGATTGGCATGA